One window of the Peptacetobacter hiranonis genome contains the following:
- a CDS encoding pirin family protein, with amino-acid sequence MKRKVKTTVKGFRAIDGAGVSLVRVLGRDTVKEFDPILMLDSFDSINPEDYIAGFPMHPHRGIETISYVSSGKMKHRDSLGNEDTVSSGEVQWMNSGSGILHEEQIPESDRLLGVQLWLNLPKDDKMSKPSYNSIKKEGIKEIDIDGGKIRLLAGDYNEFSGYKGEHLPLNYYDIHLDENAEITLNMDENESVMLFTLLGDVYVEGEFVEEKTAVKLTEGSSLYIKNGDKKAQVLYISSKALNEPISWAGPIVMNSKEEIKKALDDLNKGTFIKEQLEY; translated from the coding sequence ATGAAAAGAAAGGTTAAGACTACAGTAAAAGGATTTAGAGCTATAGATGGTGCAGGTGTAAGTTTGGTAAGAGTTTTGGGAAGGGATACTGTTAAGGAGTTTGATCCAATTTTGATGTTGGATTCGTTTGATAGTATAAATCCGGAAGATTATATAGCAGGTTTTCCAATGCACCCACATAGAGGTATTGAAACTATAAGTTATGTTTCCAGTGGAAAGATGAAGCACAGAGATAGTTTAGGCAATGAAGATACAGTGTCTAGTGGAGAGGTTCAATGGATGAACTCAGGTTCTGGAATACTTCACGAGGAGCAAATACCAGAATCAGATAGGCTTTTGGGAGTGCAGCTTTGGTTGAATTTACCTAAAGACGATAAGATGAGTAAACCAAGTTACAATAGTATAAAAAAAGAAGGTATAAAAGAGATTGATATAGATGGTGGAAAGATAAGACTTTTGGCCGGAGATTATAACGAATTCAGTGGTTATAAGGGAGAACATCTACCTTTAAATTACTACGATATACATTTAGATGAAAATGCTGAAATAACTTTAAATATGGATGAAAATGAATCTGTGATGTTATTTACACTTCTTGGAGATGTGTATGTAGAAGGTGAGTTTGTTGAAGAAAAAACAGCTGTTAAATTGACAGAAGGAAGTAGTCTTTATATAAAAAATGGAGATAAAAAAGCACAAGTTCTTTATATAAGTTCAAAGGCTTTAAATGAGCCTATATCTTGGGCTGGACCTATAGTTATGAATTCTAAAGAAGAAATTAAAAAAGCTTTAGATGATTTAAATAAAGGTACATTTATAAAAGAACAATTAGAGTATTAA
- a CDS encoding TrkA C-terminal domain-containing protein — protein sequence MDSNYTMPIYQKIALDIANKIYTGEVEENSILYGRSVLAGKYNVSPETVRRSVKILEDIGVVKSIKGKGVIVLSSAKASSFIKKYQDLTNISSYKSDLYDLLDAKSKIEDNILDTINKILDYSNRLEIINPLVPAQFVLTKECKYIGQDAGKTKFWQNTGGTIVAIKRNDELIISPGPYIEFMEGDTLLVVGDKHIFNSVPMFLYGNDDKEEQK from the coding sequence ATGGATAGTAATTACACAATGCCGATATATCAGAAAATCGCTCTAGATATAGCAAATAAGATATATACAGGTGAAGTAGAAGAAAATTCAATTTTATATGGTCGTTCTGTTCTAGCTGGAAAATACAATGTATCTCCAGAAACAGTTAGACGTTCTGTGAAAATACTTGAAGACATAGGTGTTGTCAAAAGTATTAAAGGAAAGGGTGTTATAGTACTTTCATCTGCTAAAGCATCTTCTTTTATTAAAAAATATCAGGACCTTACAAATATCTCATCTTATAAGTCAGACTTGTACGATCTTCTAGATGCAAAATCTAAAATCGAAGACAATATTCTAGATACAATCAATAAAATCTTAGATTATTCAAACAGACTAGAGATAATAAATCCTCTTGTTCCTGCTCAGTTTGTGCTTACTAAAGAATGTAAGTATATCGGTCAGGATGCTGGAAAAACTAAGTTCTGGCAGAATACTGGTGGTACAATAGTAGCAATCAAGAGAAACGACGAACTTATAATTTCTCCTGGGCCATATATAGAATTTATGGAGGGAGATACTTTACTAGTAGTTGGAGATAAACATATATTCAACTCTGTACCTATGTTCCTATATGGAAATGACGACAAAGAAGAACAAAAATAA
- a CDS encoding HAD family hydrolase, whose protein sequence is MKLNEFDKQRAEELKGNLNAVVFDMDGLMFNTEWLIKYCWDVTGKEMGYDNFGDNIYNTLGMNYNRRREYFLDKYGEDFDFEGFTDRYREVSADYLAKNGTPVKKGLINILEFLKENKIKMAVATSSSRKYAMSKIYDVGIGGYFDTIICGDMVTKSKPDPQIYNMACDGLGVDYTSCIAFEDSPNGIRSAYAAGINPIMIPDLLADAPEEVEEMIVAKLEDLDEAIKFLKNILEK, encoded by the coding sequence ATGAAATTGAATGAATTTGATAAACAGCGAGCTGAGGAATTAAAGGGAAATTTGAATGCTGTTGTGTTTGATATGGATGGTCTTATGTTTAACACAGAGTGGCTTATAAAGTATTGTTGGGATGTTACAGGAAAAGAAATGGGATATGATAACTTTGGAGATAATATATACAATACTTTAGGTATGAACTACAACAGAAGAAGAGAGTATTTTTTAGATAAATACGGAGAAGACTTTGATTTTGAAGGTTTTACGGATAGATATAGAGAGGTATCAGCCGATTATTTAGCAAAAAATGGAACTCCGGTTAAGAAGGGGTTAATTAATATTTTAGAGTTTTTAAAAGAAAATAAAATAAAAATGGCTGTTGCTACATCTTCTAGTAGAAAGTATGCTATGTCAAAAATATACGATGTAGGTATTGGAGGATACTTTGATACGATAATTTGTGGTGATATGGTGACTAAATCAAAGCCAGATCCACAGATTTATAATATGGCATGTGATGGATTAGGTGTTGATTATACAAGTTGTATAGCATTTGAAGATTCTCCAAATGGGATAAGATCAGCATATGCAGCTGGAATAAATCCGATAATGATTCCGGATTTATTGGCTGATGCACCAGAAGAAGTGGAAGAGATGATAGTTGCAAAGCTAGAGGATTTGGATGAAGCGATAAAATTTTTAAAGAATATTTTAGAAAAATAA
- a CDS encoding Na+/H+ antiporter NhaC family protein: MKNSRRKIFRIMTMCLMIVMMMSVTVFAEGEATEYVPKLYSTVWALVPPVVAITLALITKEVYSSLFVGIAVGGIFYGGGNFERTITHVLNDGLIGVLSDPYNVGILIFLVILGAMVSLMNRAGGSAAFGRWASQHIKTRVGAQITTIILGCLIFIDDYFNCLTVGSVMRPITDKHNVSRAKLAYLIDSTAAPICIIAPISSWAAAVTGFVPGEDGLSVFVQAIPFNFYALFTIIMMLGLVLLKVDYGPMKLHEDNAKKGDLFTTGARPYAYNEEVKENTKGHVLDLLIPIASLIVFCVIGMIYTGGFFSGESIVTAFSNADASVGLALGSFFALVVTIVLYVCRKALTFKECMDCIPEGFKSMVPAIMILTFAWSLKAMTDSLGAAPFVEGIMKGNAQALMNFLPAVIFLVGCFLAFATGTSWGTFGILIPIVVGVFANDHQMMIIAISACMAGAVCGDHCSPISDTTIMASAGSQSDHVNHVSTQIPYAATVAVISCITYIIAGFTKSAAISLGFGLIAVLGTLAFIKSREKANGTYVE; encoded by the coding sequence ATGAAAAATTCTAGAAGAAAAATATTTAGAATTATGACGATGTGTCTTATGATTGTCATGATGATGTCAGTAACAGTATTTGCGGAAGGAGAAGCAACTGAGTATGTACCAAAATTATACTCTACAGTTTGGGCACTTGTTCCGCCAGTAGTTGCAATAACACTAGCACTTATAACAAAAGAAGTTTATAGTTCATTATTCGTAGGTATAGCAGTTGGTGGTATATTCTACGGAGGTGGAAATTTTGAAAGAACAATAACACATGTATTAAACGACGGACTTATAGGAGTTCTTTCAGATCCATACAATGTTGGAATATTAATATTCCTAGTTATTTTAGGAGCTATGGTAAGTTTAATGAACAGAGCAGGAGGTTCTGCTGCATTTGGTAGATGGGCAAGCCAGCATATAAAAACAAGAGTTGGTGCTCAGATAACTACTATAATATTAGGATGTTTAATATTCATAGATGACTACTTCAACTGTTTAACAGTAGGCAGTGTTATGAGACCTATAACAGATAAACACAATGTATCTAGAGCTAAATTAGCTTACTTAATAGATTCAACTGCCGCTCCAATATGTATAATCGCGCCAATATCATCTTGGGCAGCTGCAGTAACTGGGTTTGTTCCTGGTGAAGATGGTCTTTCAGTATTCGTTCAGGCGATACCATTTAACTTCTACGCATTATTTACAATAATAATGATGTTAGGTTTAGTTCTTTTAAAAGTGGACTACGGCCCAATGAAATTACACGAAGATAATGCTAAAAAAGGTGATCTATTCACAACAGGAGCAAGACCATATGCTTACAATGAAGAAGTAAAAGAAAATACAAAAGGTCATGTTTTAGATCTTTTAATACCAATAGCTTCACTTATAGTATTCTGTGTAATAGGTATGATATACACAGGTGGGTTCTTCAGTGGAGAAAGTATAGTAACAGCATTCTCAAATGCAGATGCTTCAGTTGGTTTAGCACTAGGAAGTTTCTTCGCATTAGTTGTTACAATAGTACTTTATGTATGTAGAAAAGCTCTTACATTTAAAGAATGTATGGACTGTATACCAGAAGGATTCAAATCAATGGTTCCAGCAATAATGATATTAACATTTGCTTGGTCATTAAAAGCTATGACAGATAGTTTAGGAGCAGCACCATTTGTTGAAGGTATAATGAAAGGTAATGCACAGGCTCTAATGAACTTCTTACCAGCAGTTATATTCTTAGTTGGATGTTTCTTAGCATTTGCTACAGGTACATCTTGGGGAACATTTGGTATACTTATACCAATAGTTGTTGGAGTATTTGCTAATGACCATCAGATGATGATAATAGCTATATCAGCTTGTATGGCAGGGGCTGTATGTGGAGACCACTGTTCACCAATATCAGATACTACAATAATGGCATCTGCTGGTTCTCAGAGTGACCACGTTAACCACGTTTCAACTCAGATACCATACGCTGCAACAGTAGCTGTTATATCTTGTATAACTTATATAATAGCAGGATTTACAAAATCAGCAGCAATATCATTAGGATTTGGTTTAATAGCTGTTTTAGGAACTTTAGCTTTTATAAAAAGCAGAGAAAAAGCAAATGGAACTTATGTAGAATAA
- a CDS encoding GNAT family N-acetyltransferase: MIRIEYQADKNRAIALDTDKEDKRVGKIKYVEQDGNWVVNSTFVRPDYAGHGIAGLLLAEIVKQAREKGVKIVPECSYVEHTFEKREEYADVWAK; the protein is encoded by the coding sequence ATGATAAGAATAGAATATCAAGCAGATAAAAATAGAGCAATTGCTTTAGATACAGATAAAGAAGATAAGAGAGTAGGAAAGATAAAATACGTTGAGCAGGACGGAAATTGGGTTGTAAATAGTACTTTTGTTCGTCCAGATTATGCAGGTCATGGAATAGCAGGTCTTTTATTAGCTGAAATAGTTAAGCAAGCTAGGGAAAAAGGTGTTAAAATAGTACCTGAGTGCTCTTATGTTGAGCATACTTTTGAGAAAAGAGAAGAATATGCTGATGTTTGGGCAAAATAA
- a CDS encoding PTS sugar transporter subunit IIA, translating into MLFGFGKKKKAEQEAKDIKKEVVEKKPLLMKENIVLNCERMEKNDTIRKVGQILVDSGYVKEDYIEGMIARELTFSTNMGNCIALPHGTNEVKKEVLESGIAVLTFPEGTDWGGEDVKLVIGIAGVGDEHLEILANIATKLVSMEEVDKLVNGNSVDLIYDTFMKED; encoded by the coding sequence ATGTTATTTGGATTTGGAAAAAAGAAAAAAGCAGAGCAGGAAGCTAAAGATATAAAAAAAGAAGTTGTTGAAAAGAAACCATTATTAATGAAGGAAAACATAGTGCTAAACTGTGAAAGAATGGAAAAAAACGACACGATAAGAAAAGTTGGTCAGATACTTGTAGATTCTGGATATGTCAAAGAAGACTACATAGAAGGGATGATAGCAAGAGAGCTTACTTTCTCAACTAATATGGGGAACTGCATAGCACTTCCACATGGTACAAATGAAGTTAAGAAAGAAGTTTTAGAATCTGGGATAGCAGTTCTTACATTCCCAGAAGGAACAGACTGGGGTGGAGAAGATGTTAAGTTAGTAATTGGTATAGCTGGTGTTGGAGATGAACACTTAGAGATACTAGCAAATATAGCTACTAAATTAGTAAGCATGGAAGAAGTTGACAAATTAGTTAATGGAAACAGTGTGGATCTAATATACGATACATTTATGAAGGAGGACTAA
- a CDS encoding RidA family protein, translating into MSIKRFEGTGRMSRVVKHKDTIYLCGQTCGEGDIIEQTKGVLAKVEELLENYGSDKKHILSVTIYLRDMKDFEQMNSVWDAWVEEGHEPARACVEARLAREHLLVEMSVVAAEK; encoded by the coding sequence ATGTCAATAAAAAGATTTGAAGGCACTGGAAGAATGAGCAGAGTTGTAAAACACAAAGATACTATATATCTATGCGGACAGACTTGCGGAGAAGGAGATATAATAGAACAGACTAAAGGTGTTCTTGCTAAAGTTGAAGAATTATTAGAAAACTACGGATCAGATAAAAAACATATCCTTTCTGTAACAATATACTTAAGAGATATGAAAGACTTCGAACAGATGAACTCTGTTTGGGATGCATGGGTAGAAGAAGGACACGAACCAGCTAGAGCTTGTGTTGAAGCTAGACTTGCTAGAGAACATCTACTTGTTGAAATGAGTGTAGTTGCTGCTGAAAAATAG
- a CDS encoding PTS mannitol transporter subunit IICB — MNECNSLKRLLSKGVKFYSSIIAANLPLFIMLGFISLMFSNSGLFPNEEMALVSQSCYKYLLPTILAYYAGKKIGGESGAFTGAVCGLAISIFSAYTSFIASIFMGTLCGILCRFLKEKIKFDKFTGFEMISKNIFFGAVGVITVSLTYFIFAPIFSYIDLFFSNLIEYLSDVKTLPITTSVIETLKVFSLNNSINHGFLIPAGVENTANFGKSVFFLLETNPGPGLGILLALYILNKDRRKYFASCMTVQAIGGIHEIYFPIVLSNLKLLIALILGAMSGNFVFYLLHVGARGAISPGSIITILLMCSPSEWMAILFGIVISAVVSCVSACLILEFDAHKSKEIESDDNTSESIKTTSEPVFSLPDFGYVEDIVFVCDAGIGSSVMAASMFKKMLIENGLGGISVSSSPVDEIPEDADLLICQKIISTKARDYNEYATIIEVENFMDSNMYKAIIEKIKNND, encoded by the coding sequence TTGAACGAGTGTAATAGTTTAAAAAGACTTCTATCTAAAGGAGTTAAGTTTTATAGTAGTATAATCGCAGCAAATCTTCCTTTATTCATAATGCTTGGTTTTATTTCATTGATGTTTTCAAATTCAGGACTATTTCCAAATGAAGAAATGGCTTTAGTAAGTCAGTCTTGTTATAAATATCTACTTCCGACTATTTTAGCCTACTATGCAGGTAAAAAAATAGGCGGTGAATCTGGAGCATTTACAGGTGCTGTATGTGGACTAGCAATTTCTATTTTTTCTGCATATACATCTTTTATCGCATCTATATTTATGGGAACGCTTTGTGGAATCTTATGTAGATTTTTAAAAGAAAAGATTAAATTTGATAAATTTACAGGGTTTGAAATGATAAGTAAGAATATCTTTTTTGGTGCTGTCGGGGTTATAACAGTTTCATTGACATATTTTATATTTGCACCTATTTTTTCATATATAGACTTATTCTTCTCAAATTTAATTGAATACCTATCTGATGTAAAAACACTTCCTATTACGACATCAGTTATAGAAACGCTTAAAGTATTTTCATTAAATAATAGTATAAACCATGGATTTTTGATTCCTGCAGGCGTTGAAAATACTGCTAACTTTGGAAAATCTGTATTTTTCTTATTAGAAACAAATCCAGGGCCTGGACTTGGAATTCTTTTAGCCCTTTATATTTTAAATAAGGATAGAAGAAAATACTTTGCATCTTGTATGACAGTACAAGCAATAGGTGGGATACATGAGATTTACTTCCCTATTGTATTATCAAATCTAAAATTACTTATTGCATTGATTTTAGGTGCAATGTCTGGAAACTTTGTATTTTACCTACTTCATGTAGGTGCAAGAGGAGCTATCTCACCAGGTTCAATAATAACTATATTGCTAATGTGTTCTCCTTCTGAATGGATGGCAATATTATTTGGAATTGTTATTTCTGCTGTAGTTAGTTGTGTATCAGCTTGCTTAATATTAGAATTTGATGCACATAAATCCAAAGAAATAGAATCTGATGATAATACATCTGAAAGTATTAAAACTACTAGTGAGCCAGTATTTAGTTTGCCCGATTTTGGATATGTTGAAGATATTGTATTTGTATGTGATGCGGGAATAGGATCTAGTGTAATGGCTGCATCTATGTTTAAAAAGATGCTTATAGAAAACGGATTAGGTGGTATATCTGTTTCATCATCTCCTGTTGACGAAATTCCAGAAGATGCAGACTTACTAATCTGTCAAAAGATAATTTCTACAAAAGCTAGGGATTACAACGAATACGCTACAATAATAGAAGTAGAAAATTTCATGGATTCAAATATGTATAAAGCTATAATAGAAAAAATTAAAAACAATGACTAG
- the pfkB gene encoding 1-phosphofructokinase — MIVTVTMNPAIDKTVDIGKFEHGGLNRIKNVEIDAGGKGINVSKTIKELGGETIATGFIGGTTGQLIENVLNEMGIKNDFVKIESPTRTNTKLVEEGGIVTELNEPGPVITEEAMEELLTKLEGYASEETLFVLAGSVPASVDKGIYGKIADAVHEKGAKVFIDADGELFVKSLDSKPDYIKPNNVELAEFFGVEGDITVEDTVGMAKKLMARGIEHIAVSMGKDGAVFVSNEEKFKCKGLKVKTYSTVGAGDAMVAAISYGVEKGLSYREAAKLGVATSAGAVTTIGTKPPTREVVDELLAQVECEEI; from the coding sequence ATGATAGTTACAGTTACAATGAATCCAGCGATAGACAAAACTGTCGACATTGGAAAATTTGAACATGGTGGACTTAATAGAATAAAAAATGTTGAAATCGATGCCGGTGGAAAAGGAATAAATGTTTCAAAAACAATAAAAGAGCTTGGTGGAGAAACAATAGCTACAGGGTTTATAGGTGGTACTACAGGTCAGTTAATAGAAAACGTACTTAATGAAATGGGTATAAAAAACGACTTTGTAAAAATAGAAAGCCCAACTAGAACAAATACAAAACTAGTTGAAGAAGGTGGAATAGTTACAGAGTTAAATGAGCCTGGACCAGTTATAACAGAGGAAGCTATGGAAGAGCTTTTAACTAAGTTAGAAGGGTATGCATCTGAAGAAACTTTATTTGTACTTGCAGGAAGTGTTCCAGCTAGTGTTGATAAAGGAATATATGGAAAAATAGCAGATGCAGTTCACGAAAAAGGTGCAAAAGTGTTTATAGACGCTGATGGAGAATTATTTGTAAAATCTCTGGATTCTAAACCAGATTATATAAAACCTAATAATGTAGAACTTGCAGAATTCTTCGGTGTAGAAGGAGATATAACAGTTGAAGATACTGTAGGTATGGCTAAAAAGTTAATGGCTAGAGGAATTGAGCATATAGCTGTATCTATGGGAAAAGATGGCGCAGTATTTGTATCTAATGAAGAAAAATTCAAATGCAAGGGATTAAAGGTCAAAACATATTCTACAGTAGGTGCTGGAGATGCAATGGTTGCAGCTATTTCTTATGGAGTAGAGAAGGGACTTTCTTATAGAGAAGCAGCAAAACTAGGTGTTGCAACTTCTGCAGGTGCCGTTACTACTATAGGAACAAAACCACCTACAAGAGAAGTTGTAGATGAACTTTTAGCACAGGTTGAATGTGAAGAAATATAG
- a CDS encoding zinc-binding dehydrogenase: MKTRAVRMYGKEDLRLEEFELPKIKDDEILVKVMSDSICMSTYKLVEQGKKHKRAPQNIDTNPVIVGHEFAGVIVEVGEKWKDQFKPGQKFAQQPALNYKGRLDSPGYSYEFCGGACTYCIMPHEVMELGCLLNYDGDSFFEASLGEPMSCIIGGYHANYHTNKKNYNHAMGTKVDGNILIMGGCGPMGLGAVSYGLQFENKPKRIVVTDISDDRIERAKSVIPEEKGAEKGIELKYVNTAKMEDPIKELMDLTEGHGFDDVFVYVPIKEVAEMGDKLLAFDGCMNFFAGPTNNQFSAEINLYNCHYTSTHILGTTGGNNDDLIEANDLAAKGLIEPAVMVTHVGGIDSIADATLNLPNIPGGKKLTYTQIDMPLTAIDDFEELGKTNPLFAKLDASCKAHRGLWNAEAEKILFDHFGVEY; this comes from the coding sequence ATGAAAACAAGAGCAGTACGTATGTATGGGAAAGAAGATTTAAGATTAGAAGAGTTTGAATTACCAAAAATAAAAGACGATGAAATATTAGTTAAAGTAATGAGTGACAGTATATGTATGTCTACATATAAATTAGTTGAACAGGGTAAAAAACATAAAAGAGCTCCTCAGAATATAGATACAAACCCAGTAATAGTTGGACATGAATTTGCAGGGGTTATAGTTGAAGTTGGTGAAAAATGGAAAGATCAGTTTAAACCAGGGCAGAAATTTGCTCAGCAGCCAGCATTAAACTACAAAGGAAGACTAGATTCTCCAGGATATTCTTATGAATTCTGCGGTGGTGCTTGTACTTACTGCATAATGCCTCACGAAGTTATGGAACTTGGATGCCTTCTTAACTACGATGGAGATTCATTCTTTGAAGCATCATTAGGAGAACCAATGAGCTGTATAATAGGTGGATACCATGCAAATTACCACACAAATAAGAAAAACTACAACCACGCTATGGGTACAAAAGTAGACGGTAATATATTAATAATGGGTGGATGTGGTCCAATGGGACTTGGTGCAGTTAGCTACGGACTACAGTTCGAAAATAAACCTAAGAGAATAGTAGTTACTGATATAAGTGATGACAGAATAGAAAGAGCAAAATCTGTTATACCTGAAGAAAAAGGTGCAGAAAAAGGAATAGAATTAAAATATGTAAACACTGCTAAAATGGAAGATCCAATAAAAGAATTAATGGATTTAACAGAAGGTCATGGATTTGATGACGTATTTGTATATGTTCCAATAAAAGAAGTTGCAGAAATGGGAGATAAATTATTAGCATTTGACGGATGTATGAACTTCTTCGCTGGACCAACAAACAACCAGTTCAGTGCTGAAATAAACTTATACAACTGCCACTACACAAGTACTCATATATTAGGTACAACAGGTGGAAACAATGACGACCTTATAGAAGCTAATGACTTAGCAGCTAAAGGTTTAATAGAACCAGCAGTTATGGTTACTCATGTAGGTGGAATAGATAGTATAGCAGATGCTACTCTTAACTTACCAAATATACCAGGTGGTAAAAAACTTACTTATACTCAGATAGATATGCCTCTTACTGCAATAGATGATTTTGAAGAATTAGGAAAAACTAATCCACTATTTGCTAAACTTGATGCAAGTTGTAAAGCTCATAGAGGGTTATGGAATGCAGAAGCAGAAAAAATATTATTTGACCACTTTGGTGTAGAATATTAA
- a CDS encoding 1-phosphofructokinase family hexose kinase: MIVTVSFNPAIDQTIDVKNYEYAGVNRIEHFEVDAGGKGINVAKNLKILGEEPIALGFIGGRTGQTFKEMISNLQIRNDFTYIYGETRINTKIIEEDGTITEFNAVGPEILQDRINELMIKIDGYATENTLFVISGKVPPGVDANVFKNIIKLAHNRGSKVAVDSAGALFSKAVEEKPEIIKVKLKDIERVHEKENMNDEEIVEVVKKYINDGIKYAAISMGERGAIFANSDEVFKCSFAKVKTHSTVGASDALLAGLVYGIENRLEFEKTAKLATAMSVGAVMTIGTKPSSKEMIKKLYEDINITKF; the protein is encoded by the coding sequence ATGATAGTAACAGTATCTTTTAATCCTGCTATTGACCAGACGATAGATGTTAAAAACTATGAATATGCAGGTGTGAACAGAATAGAGCATTTTGAAGTAGATGCGGGTGGAAAAGGAATTAACGTAGCTAAAAACTTAAAGATTTTAGGTGAGGAGCCCATAGCTCTCGGATTTATTGGAGGTAGAACTGGTCAAACATTTAAAGAGATGATTAGTAATCTACAGATAAGAAATGATTTTACTTATATCTATGGAGAAACTAGAATTAATACAAAAATTATAGAGGAAGACGGAACTATAACTGAGTTTAATGCAGTAGGTCCTGAAATTTTACAAGACCGTATTAATGAGCTTATGATAAAAATAGACGGATATGCTACAGAAAATACATTATTTGTAATATCTGGAAAAGTTCCTCCAGGAGTAGATGCAAATGTGTTTAAGAATATTATCAAATTAGCTCATAATAGAGGCTCTAAGGTAGCAGTAGACTCAGCAGGTGCATTATTTTCTAAGGCAGTTGAAGAAAAGCCAGAGATTATAAAAGTTAAGCTAAAAGATATAGAGAGAGTTCATGAAAAAGAAAATATGAACGACGAAGAAATAGTAGAAGTAGTAAAAAAATACATAAACGATGGAATAAAATACGCTGCTATATCTATGGGTGAAAGAGGAGCAATTTTTGCAAATAGCGATGAAGTTTTCAAATGTAGTTTTGCAAAAGTTAAGACTCATTCTACTGTGGGTGCTAGTGATGCGCTTTTAGCAGGATTAGTTTACGGTATAGAAAATAGACTAGAGTTTGAAAAAACTGCTAAATTGGCTACAGCTATGTCTGTTGGTGCTGTTATGACAATAGGAACAAAACCATCATCAAAAGAGATGATTAAAAAATTATATGAAGATATAAATATAACAAAATTTTAA